A single Aspergillus puulaauensis MK2 DNA, chromosome 7, nearly complete sequence DNA region contains:
- a CDS encoding putative C6 transcription factor (COG:S;~EggNog:ENOG410PFV0;~InterPro:IPR036864,IPR007219,IPR001138;~PFAM:PF00172,PF04082;~go_function: GO:0000981 - DNA-binding transcription factor activity, RNA polymerase II-specific [Evidence IEA];~go_function: GO:0003677 - DNA binding [Evidence IEA];~go_function: GO:0008270 - zinc ion binding [Evidence IEA];~go_process: GO:0006351 - transcription, DNA-templated [Evidence IEA];~go_process: GO:0006355 - regulation of transcription, DNA-templated [Evidence IEA]) has translation MPPSTVNPSSNPKTPSPALNAGARPYRSHKVRACDLCRKRKSRCTVDIPGQSCLLCRVQGADCHYQEEASTELPTPHGQEPAAWHSDSVGESFHAGQKRKRTPDLASPSQPSARRDGLSEIRRSDSSVPSRGSEPRRQGVEDPHNESVFIVGPVVADDANVIEKHMPPQRSNKSVEPKNHPYNVYSNDPRKPILYQTVSRRRQGMRVGIPPGENQKEILEQILGPFKDELVRLFLDRFNAAFPIFDGEAFWEAYISDSPSEPPASLLCQVYSMSLVHWKHTPSLACHPKPDVRYAVNLTVAALHEEFSAPGLSTVSAALIDLTGRPIFSMTGNAISCGRMVSLAHCLGLNRDPSNWRLSKQEQNQRVRLWWAVVIHDRWGSFAHGVPSQIARNQYDVPLPTVEVLVPSASRSPERVRAAHCHIALCRLTEILGELLPLVYGLQHRSPRETTKEIRRIRTDLDVWEDSLPDWLRSPVGQSEDRIAGLCSLQLAFLAVKLLVGRVELNDVNNSESELPEARRYFHTECRKGAEEIVRFISSLQKDNFKEFWLPYSAFHLTSTATLLVRCAFETSDPEVARACLANVESFRAVLRRFREEYDWDVADMCLDHCERILSRLPAGSGTNGTSSTDPANLGSGLMGPPDHTNGLVNPAAISISLPETQTNNDIVDDMMSISNTFGTMDGFPFDMTGIWDVSVFQDVNLT, from the exons ATGCCTCCCTCAACTGTCAATCCTAGTTCAAACCCAAAGACCCCCTCCCCAGCATTGAACGCGGGAGCGAGACCCTACCGGTCACACAAGGTCAGAGCCTGTGATCTGTGTCGCAAACGCAAATCAAGATGTACAGTCGATATCCCAGGCCAATCGTGCCTTTTATGTCGAGTTCAAGGGGCGGATTGCCATtatcaagaagaagccagcaCTGAACTGCCAACCCCCCACGGCCAGGAGCCTGCGGCGTGGCATTCAGATTCCGTTGGAGAGAGTTTTCATGCAGGCCAGAAGCGCAAGCGCACTCCTGACCTGGCTTCTCCCTCACAACCATCCGCTCGACGTGATGGTTTGTCTGAAATTCGGCGATCCGACTCATCGGTACCTAGTCGGGGAAGTGAGCCCAGGCGACAAGGAGTCGAGGACCCCCATAACGAATCGGTCTTCATAGTTGGTCCTGTTGTAGCGGACGATGCAAATGTGATTGAGAAACACATGCCTCCTCAAAGGTCTAACAAGTCTGTGGAACCGAAAAATCATCCCTACAATGTCTACTCAAACGATCCGAGAAAACCCATTCTCTACCAGACTGTGTCCAGACGGAGACAGGGGATGCGCGTCGGAATACCGCCCGGAGAAAACCAGAAGGAGATATTGGAACAAATTCTCGGGCCCTTCAAGGATGAGCTAGTTAGATT ATTCCTAGATCGATTTAATGCAGCATTCCCCATATTTGATGGCGAGGCTTTTTGGGAAGCCTATATTTCAGACTCGCCTAGCGAACCGCCGGCTTCACTTCTGTGCCAGGTCTATTCCATGTCATTAGTCCACTGGAAACATACGCCCTCGCTTGCCTGCCATCCGAAACCAGATGTCCGGTATGCCGTAAATCTGACTGTTGCCGCTCTTCACGAGGAATTCTCTGCCCCAGGTTTGTCGACTGTCAGTGCAGCTCTCATCGATTTAACCGGACGACCCATCTTTTCCATGACGGGTAATGCCATCAGCTGTGGGCGGATGGTCTCTCTCGCTCATTGTCTTGGATTGAACCGAGACCCTAGCAACTGGAGGTTGTCTAAACAGGAACAAAACCAGCGTGTCCGCTTATGGTGGGCTGTCGTTATTCATGATCGCTG GGGGAGCTTCGCACACGGTGTACCCTCCCAAATCGCCCGAAACCAGTATGACGTGCCCCTGCCCACTGTGGAAGTTCTGGTACCGTCAGCGTCACGTTCTCCTGAGCGAGTAAGGGCAGCGCATTGTCACATCGCACTATGCCGCTTGACCGAGATTCTGGGCGAGTTGCTTCCTCTTGTCTATGGTCTCCAACACCGATCACCTCGTGAAACAACCAAGGAAATTCGTCGAATTCGCACGGACCTAGATGTCTGGGAAGACTCACTGCCAGACTGGTTAAGGTCCCCCGTAGGCCAATCAGAAGATCGGATAGCTGGTCTCTGCAGTTTACAGCTTGCTTTCTTGGCCGTGAAACTGCTCGTTGGAAGGGTAGAGCTGAAC GACGTCAACAATTCAGAATCAGAACTCCCCGAAGCCCGCCGATACTTCCATACCGAGTGTCGAAAGGGAGCCGAAGAAATAGTGCGATTCATCTCATCCCTACAGAAAGACAATTTCAAGGAATTTTGGTTACCTT acAGCGCCTTCCACCTAACCTCAACCGCCACCCTCCTTGTGCGCTGTGCCTTCGAAACTTCCGACCCTGAAGTTGCCCGCGCATGTCTCGCAAACGTCGAGTCATTCCGCGCCGTCCTCCGTCGCTTCCGCGAAGAGTATGATTGGGACGTTGCCGACATGTGTCTTGACCACTGCGAGCGAATTCTCAGTCGACTCCCCGCCGGGAGCGGCACCAACGGCACCTCTTCCACCGACCCTGCGAACCTTGGCAGCGGGCTCATGGGACCGCCTGATCATACGAATGGACTTGTTAACCCGGCTGCGATATCGATCTCGTTGCCGGAGACGCAGACGAATAATGATATAGTTGACGATATGATGTCGATCTCAAATACCTTTGGGACCATGGATGGGTTTCCCTTTGATATGACGGGAATTTGGGATGTCTCTGTCTTTCAGGACGTGAATCTTACTTGA
- a CDS encoding putative C6 transcription factor (Leu3) (COG:K;~EggNog:ENOG410PHJM;~InterPro:IPR036864,IPR007219,IPR001138;~PFAM:PF00172,PF04082;~go_function: GO:0000981 - DNA-binding transcription factor activity, RNA polymerase II-specific [Evidence IEA];~go_function: GO:0003677 - DNA binding [Evidence IEA];~go_function: GO:0008270 - zinc ion binding [Evidence IEA];~go_process: GO:0006351 - transcription, DNA-templated [Evidence IEA];~go_process: GO:0006355 - regulation of transcription, DNA-templated [Evidence IEA]) has protein sequence MGGLGHTSLSPAVASDGAGQARKRNMAMAGLDSSPGSMDDVEEIENRDEKRRQPVKRACNECRQQKLRCDVIQDPWMDCSRCRRLKLDCKIESNFKRVGKRSRNAEMEREIIELRKQIANVQPGSVTQQHSLPSAQQTPKQENSSNQVSPARAYQTPSAMSTTDQFMGSHEAVASLLDLRSGFDGSSYMRNGTQHFKRIEDVAVVPERVAELFDLFFTYYHPFLPFLDRDQSPDDYYTVSPLLFWTIISVGARRYQPDSNLLNSLAGPVTRLVWSTLADVPQSYHVVKALCVLCSWPFPTSSTSTDPTFMLCGLMMQIAMQLGLHRPSHTQDFSKYRVELIEEELRDKVRTWAICNIVAQRVATGYGQPPCTWYDWTLSSQESMDANFKLPESIRHRLDIEKFCDKVTKALYTNRRDPVGLCGSQERSTLTSLLSRDLDDLETQLKPSNDYITELYLRASNLHLHLSAFFDDPTSKDYRERLLSLFFATTTFLEAAMKLQTQVGPVLSYTPYYIYQMMVAGGCTLLKLCKSFFAAHIDMEYAKSLFNRTIWAIRGVSVISNDLPERLAEVLAQMWKLGSTPSPKPSPDGTEMDDSLMLKVRCRMSMSLLFDSVWRWREDTRTKGRNIEAYLKNPTNPDSNAESSASSSVAPQRASPGMGAGDPSLAPPLLAQNNMGVQSGNGLGGLPSGFMEPNYEVFDPLNWLLDGLVDLPYPYSVSGMEAQGIA, from the exons ATGGGAGGTCTCGGTCATACGTCTCTTTCTCCGGCCGTCGCGTCTGATGGCGCGGGCCAGGCGAGGAAGCGTAACATGGCCATGGCGGGGCTCGACAGCTCGCCCGGCAGTAtggatgatgtcgaagaaatcgaaaatcgcgacgagaagagaaggcaGCCAGTGAAGCGGGCCTGCAACGAATGTCGGCAGCAAAAG CTGCGGTGTGATGTGATCCAAGACCCGTGGATGGACTGCTCCCGCTGTCGCCGACTGAAACTCGATTGCAAAATTGAATCCAATTTTAAGCGTGTTGGGAAGCGAAGCCGGAATGCAGAGATGGAGCGAGAGATAATCGAGCTTAGGAAGCAGATCGCCAATGTGCAACCCGGATCGGTGACGCAACAGCACTCACTCCCTTCGGCGCAGCAGACTCCGAAGCAGGAAAATTCGTCTAATCAAGTCAGCCCGGCCAGGGCATACCAAACACCCTCTGCTATGTCTACAACAGACCAATTCATGGGATCACATGAAGCAGTTGCCTCGCTACTTGACTTACGCTCCGGGTTCGACGGCTCGAGTTATATGAGGAATGGCACCCAGCACTTCAAACGTATTGAAGATGTAGCCGTGGTGCCAGAGAGAGTGGCAGAGTTATTTGATCT ATTCTTTACATATTACCACCCGTTCCTTCCATTCCTTGACCGAGACCAGTCGCCCGATGACTATTACACAGTCTCGCCCCTTTTATTTTGGACCATCATCAGCGTTGGTGCTCGACGATATCAGCCCGATTCAAACCTTCTTAATTCATTGGCGGGACCGGTGACGCGGTTGGTATGGAGCACCTTGGCCGATGTTCCGCAAAGCTATCACGTCGTCAAGGCACTATGTGTGCTCTGCAGCTGGCCGTTccccaccagcagcacctcCACAGATCCTACCTTCATGCTTTGTGGCTTGATGATGCAGATCGCCATGCAACTTGGCCTGCATCGCCCGTCCCATACGCAGGACTTCAGCAAGTACAGGGTAGAGCTCATTGAGGAAGAACTCAGAGACAAGGTCAGAACATGGGCTATCTGCAACATCGTGGCACAGCG CGTTGCAACAGGATATGGGCAGCCACCCTGTACGTGGTATGATTGGACGCTGTCATCCCAAGAGTCTATGGATGCAAACTTCAAGCTCCCCGAAAGTATCCGACATAGGCTCGATATCGAGAAGTTTTGCGACAAAGTCACCAAAGCCCTTTATACCAACCGTCGAGATCCTGTTGGCCTATGCGGTAGCCAAGAAAGGTCCACATTGACATCTCTCCTTTCGAGAGATTTAGATGATCTTGAGACGCAGTTGAAACCATCCAATGATT ACATTACCGAGTTGTATTTGCGCGCATCGAATCTCCACCTTCATTTatctgccttcttcgacgatcCTACTTCCAAGGATTACCGCGAGCGACTCCTCTCTCTATTTTTCGCGACAACCACGTTTCTTGAAGCTGCGATGAAACTGCAAACACAGGTTGGACCGGTTCTCTCCTATACGCCGTATTACATATACCAAATGATGGTCGCTGGGGGTTGTACGTTGTTGAAACTCTGCAAGAGTTTCTTCGCGGCGCATATCGATATGGAGTACGCTAAGAGCCTCTTTAATCGTACCATCTGGGCTATTCGGGGCGTATCAGTGATCTCAAATGATCTTCCTGAGCGTCTCGCCGAAGTGCTAGCTCAGATGTGGAAACTTGGCAGCACCCCGTCTCCAAAGCCATCTCCTGACGGCACTGAAATGGATGACTCCCTGATGCTTAAGGTACGATGCCGCATGAGTATGTCTCTTTTGTTTGACTCCGTTTGGCGTTGGCGTGAGGATACGCGAACCAAGGGCCGCAACATTGAAG CTTATCTCAAGAACCCAACGAACCCCGATTCCAATGCAGAGTCCTCGGCTTCGTCATCCGTAGCACCGCAGCGCGCGTCCCCTGGAATGGGTGCTGGTGATCCTAGCCTAGCCCCGCCTCTGCTTGCGCAAAATAACATGGGCGTACAGTCCGGGAACGGTCTCGGAGGCCTTCCGAGCGGATTTATGGAACCGAACTACGAGGTCTTCGATCCCCTGAACTGGCTTCTCGACGGTCTGGTAGACCTGCCGTATCCTTATTCCGTCTCTGGCATGGAAGCTCAAGGAATCGCATAA
- a CDS encoding F-box domain protein (COG:S;~EggNog:ENOG410PGEV;~InterPro:IPR015943,IPR018089,IPR001810,IPR036047;~go_function: GO:0004590 - orotidine-5'-phosphate decarboxylase activity [Evidence IEA];~go_function: GO:0005515 - protein binding [Evidence IEA];~go_process: GO:0006207 - 'de novo' pyrimidine nucleobase biosynthetic process [Evidence IEA]), with protein MEEDVRPPPHERRDVDGESLVEPDATQLPRNQPTERQASQTKAATTPDSRDAPKSPFSRLPRTVIEQILRVADASTFASLTLLNRKWRRISDSPVLYAYHLSRCPSFALAQKATEEGPLQTESLAPLKLQFFTEIRRNGFDVFFRPQQTMVKLISSSMSSSTAFPRGEAFRFVFSQNAQLILCISSSRIVVLNVSSEPPVVKHELKTLRRPLHATILDDGSLLAVVSSSHQVNIYSLSSAEAKLIQDLKLNDVPRTLALSPTGAVLAIAYNDMIEVYAVGEGVLPTARRAVRCAGVDSLSFSSDGVILLGSSDNHETGSLVTITVPLYGEQEADFSIKDVQIQMWTTQILFPDIVQNYSYACLLPFHTEGEGSWILGFDNRLGAFRAIGTNNTSSGTAYFASPVVEHTLEERSPMMLASADCEGELVALGFQDSDVWVYGLPDRLDIAPVSQNAGESQNRPLTAQSQSTEITDAGTNINRLQRTIARPKVLIRGHRVTDIPGITSAHWVRRNYIRGESRRLAAVAPGGVDHASFGEEDVPLDGGRILLLDFARSATNGSVKELTIEIGEAEAVLLREPNSSLDTEVELERTRTRLRRGNPAGTPGRGVRESYPAASSSHRGRPRRNSSYLSASSSEVGDGEIPVIPDSPYDNTQPRSQDTLRRAATAAAVNRRRVAREPRRAFPDTPVPPIFQVPHESDADNWVPPPPPYSREADAPLPDYLRQTLLPPARRPGQNTADSIRRSLSTRFSSDTSSRPSLSRLNTVTGPSLSSRMRRNIGDPSPSDSPPRRRTSIIRRRGNSQTGQLSSVNESTVANPVPTVPVSPTGPTILNPSQNPTLPAQLQPMTIQLPNSGQFTNGTHPMPAVPPTPPAMNNYLYSLSSPNLIPPEFMPNTPETPVQRSNARQHDRTQSYDNRPSFSAIALRNRRASTDPTHSSAQSVAPEQQWRRRIEEWNERTIYERSKKHRSKCSVM; from the exons atggaggaggatgttcgGCCCCCTCCGCATGAGCGACGTGATGTCGACGGCGAGTCGCTTGTTGAGCCTGATGCCACTCAACTGCCCCGAAACCAACCCACAGAGCGACAAGCATCACAAACCAAGGCTGCAACGACTCCAGACAGTCGGGATGCGCCGAAATCTCCCTTCAGTCGATTACCAAGGACTGTGATTGAGCA AATTCTACGTGTAGCTGATGCGAGTACATTCGCGTCGTTGACTCTGTTGAACCGAAAATGGCGGAGGATATCTGACTCTCCTGTCTTGTATGCCTATCACTTGTCTCGGTGTCCTTCTTTTGCATTGGCACAGAAGGCAACCGAGGAAGGCCCGCTGCAAACTGAAAGTCTCGCGCCTCTCAAGCTGCAATTTTTCACCGAGATTAGGCGCAATGGGTTCGATGTGTTCTTTCGCCCCCAACAGACCATGGTAAAACTTATTTCCTCGTCTATGAGCTCGTCGACAGCATTTCCGCGCGGGGAAGCCTTCCGTTTTGTTTTCTCGCAGAATGCCCAACTTATTCTCTGTATCAGTTCTTCTCGAATTGTTGTTCTGAACGTGTCTTCAGAGCCTCCCGTGGTGAAGCATGAGCTCAAAACTCTGAGACGCCCGCTGCACGCCACTATTCTGGACGATGGATCGCTTCTTGCTGTTGTATCTTCGAGCCACCAGGTCAATATCTACAGTCTGTCTAGCGCGGAGGCCAAGCTTATCCAGGACCTCAAACTAAATGATGTTCCGCGTACTTTGGCTCTGTCCCCAACTGGCGCCGTTCTCGCCATAGCATACAATGATATGATTGAGGTGTATGCAGTCGGTGAGGGGGTTTTGCCAACTGCACGAAGAGCTGTGCGCTGTGCCGGAGTCGACTCACTCTCGTTTTCTTCAGATGGTGTCATCCTCCTAGGCTCCTCGGACAATCATGAGACGGGCAGTCTAGTTACTATAACGGTACCTCTCTATGGTGAACAGGAAGCCGATTTTTCTATCAAAGATGTCCAGATTCAGATGTGGACCACTCAAATACTCTTCCCCGACATTGTCCAAAACTACAGTTATGCCTGTCTGCTGCCATTTCACACGGAGGGTGAAGGGAGCTGGATTCTAGGCTTTGACAATCGACTTGGAGCCTTTAGAGCTATTGGGACGAACAATACTAGTTCTGGTACAGCATACTTTGCGAGCCCGGTGGTCGAGCATACGCTCGAAGAACGGTCCCCGATGATGCTCGCTTCCGCAGATTGCGAGGGTGAACTCGTCGCCCTAGGATTTCAGGACTCCGATGTTTGGGTGTATGGTCTACCTGATCGTCTTGACATTGCCCCCGTGTCGCAAAATGCGGGCGAATCACAAAATCGGCCTCTCACTGCTCAAAGTCAGTCAACCGAGATTACAGATGCAGGAACCAACATCAATCGGCTACAGCGAACCATAGCCCGCCCGAAGGTACTCATCAGAGGTCATAGGGTAACAGATATTCCAGGTATAACTTCTGCCCACTGGGTACGACGTAATTATATCAGAGGTGAATCGCGGAGATTGGCTGCCGTGGCCCCCGGTGGAGTTGACCATGCGAGTtttggcgaagaagatgtaCCTCTAGATGGTGGAAGAATCCTACTCTTGGATTTTGCGCGCTCGGCGACGAATGGAAGTGTGAAGGAACTTACTATCGAAATcggagaggcagaggctgTACTACTTCGCGAACCGAATTCCAGTTTAGACACCGAGGTCGAACTGGAAAGGACTCGGACTCGTTTACGCCGTGGGAACCCGGCTGGTACACCGGGCCGGGGAGTTCGCGAATCGTATCCAGCGGCCAGCTCGAGTCACCGTGGACGCCCTCGCAGGAACAGTTCTTATCTTTCCGCTTCATCAAGtgaagttggagatggtgagATCCCTGTGATCCCGGATAGCCCTTATGATAACACACAACCACGATCGCAAGACACATTGCGGCgtgccgccaccgccgccgcagttAATCGCAGGCGTGTGGCCCGTGAACCACGCCGTGCGTTCCCAGACACACCTGTCCCGCCGATTTTCCAGGTTCCCCATGAGAGTGATGCAGATAATTGggttcctccgccgcctccgtATTCACGAGAGGCAGATGCGCCCCTTCCCGACTACCTTAGACAGACTTTACTTCCTCCAGCACGTCGACCTGGTCAAAATACAGCGGACTCTATTCGAAGATCTTTATCCACTCGTTTCTCGTCGGACACTTCATCTCGGCCCTCTCTTTCCAGACTCAACACCGTAACTGGACCTAGTTTGTCATCCCGGATGAGACGAAATATAGGGGatccctcgccctcggaTAGTCCCCCGCGAAGGCGCACCAGCATTATCCGAAGAAGAGGGAACTCCCAAACTGGACAACTCAGCAGCGTGAATGAGTCGACTGTGGCGAATCCCGTGCCAACGGTACCGGTATCTCCTACTGGTCCGACGATATTAAACCCATCTCAGAATCCGACCCTTCCAGCTCAACTCCAACCTATGACCATTCAACTTCCAAACAGTGGTCAATTCACTAACGGAACACACCCTATGCCGGCGGTTCCACCTACCCCCCCTGCCATGAATAACTATCTCTACTCTCTATCCTCACCGAACCTTATTCCTCCTGAATTCATGCCAAACACCCCAGAAACCCCAGTCCAGCGCTCTAACGCGCGCCAACACGATCGCACTCAATCATACGACAATAGACCATCTTTTTCAGCGATAGCCCTTCGCAATCGCCGGGCATCCACCGACCCAACTCACTCAAGTGCTCAATCTGTTGCACCGGAACAGCAATGGCGAAGACGCATTGAAGAGTGGAATGAGCGGACGATATATGAAAGAAGCAAGAAACACCGAAGCAAGTGCAGTGTGATGTGA
- a CDS encoding uncharacterized protein (COG:S;~EggNog:ENOG410PJJ3;~InterPro:IPR009836;~PFAM:PF07173), translating to MGLLEDTTTETLRKQSGDSPPTYTQTIGQPPTAPPLNLAQNAGPANHTTITHYECIAHLKFLAALSDLRDTVTSSPNLFDISDPNPRKFGEHLNEAWALTKEKRWAIYTSKAVERYTTWWRECVPTSRSRTTTELLTSEEYGKITACDSSLSWTRDELPPLDILMVWHAHMLNPRAFLEDCIRQGKMSFWATGFPWEAINACIDDQALKYDAGKSAENVFAWKTNLQWNSLEDMPCKLVDCPSCGHKNAAPWTDGRLTLPLDQAFDHWTGFADKNFRMYCAECELRITHDSLRFQKFRADVECLLNENIPMPGTYLNVWGFPEQQSSTRRRHQQATFPNRLLRAAKRDILDFFKSTLRTFPSISMLRDHLGVFLQDREIMREANPNGMGVSLQKDEKIAFRRMMSRYWDNSSQFALDLVGAVIRQGTFVQKMDNIDWLHSPAVLETTLRLTRKYAIFFSIMSSNPGRMAVPTLDVDLAWHTHQLAPSRYFEYSMYRTSQDGRCATFIDHDDKVAEVKLSDGFEWTSKMYRKLTDGGIYSECTCWYCEATRGSDLQRRSSIILPSSSGSKARSAAANLHNNPDISSDPDKNPHISAHSAVKTKSDFPAAKITGVDANEVKFLKLRSEYERTRRRADKRSSRDGKRRSDDGSHSNSYAAYPLVWGVPICVPFYAPYAGDPGVHSDAYAADPSCMNLHHGHSGNCAAGTCGGAVAAGSCGGVAGGCTGGCAGSCGSAGGCSGGGGGGGGGNCGGGGGGCGGGGGGGCGGGGGGGGGC from the exons ATGGGCCTGCTAGAGGATACAACGACCGAGACTCTGCGAAAGCAATCTGGGGACAGTCCCCCAACATACACCCAGACCATAGGCCAACCGCCTACAGCTCCTCCCTTGAATCTGGCCCAGAATGCTGGACCTGCAAACCATACAACCATCACCCACTACGAGTGCATCGCGCATCTCAAATTCCTGGCAGCATTGTCCGATCTACGTGATACGGTAACAAGCAGTCCAAATCTCTTCGATATCTCCGATCCAAACCCACGAAAATTCGGAGAACATCTCAACGAAGCCTGGGCGTTAACCAAAGAGAAACGCTGGGCCATCTATACGTCTAAGGCCGTCGAGCGTTATACAACTTGGTGGAGGGAGTGTGTCCCAACATCTCGCTCTCGGACCACCACCGAACTGCTGACCTCCGAGGAATATGGCAAGATTACAGCCTGTGACAGTTCTTTATCCTGGACCCGGGATGAGTTGCCTCCGCTAG atattttaatgGTTTGGCATGCACATATGCTCAATCCTAGGGCGTTCCTTGAAGACTGTATTCGACAGGGAAAGATGAGCTTTTGGGCTACTGGCTTCCCATGGGAAGCTATAAACGCATGCATCGATGACCAAGCACTGAAGTATGACGCCGGAAAGAGTGCGGAAAACGTTTTCGCCTGGAAAACAAACCTCCAATGGAACAGCCTCGAAGACATGCCGTGCAAGTTGGTAGATTGTCCCAGTTGCGGCCATAAAAACGCTGCGCCCTGGACCGATGGAAGATTGACCCTTCCACTCGATCAAGCGTTTGACCACTGGACTGGCTTCGCAGACAAGAATTTCAGGATGTACTGTGCTGAATGTGAGCTCCGAATCACTCACGATAGCCTTCGATTCCAAAAATTCAGGGCAGATGTCGAATGCCTGCTGAATGAGAATATCCCCATGCCGGGCACATATTTGAATGTATGGGGATTCCCTGAACAACAGAGCTCGACACGCCGTCGCCACCAGCAAGCAACTTTCCCCAATCGACTTCTCCGAGCAGCCAAACGCGATAttctcgacttcttcaagTCGACCTTGCGGACTTTCCCAAGCATATCGATGCTACGTGACCACTTGGGAGTTTTCCTGCAAGACAGAGAGATTATGCGTGAAGCAAACCCTAATGGCATGGGGGTCTCACTCCAAAAAGATGAAAAAATCGCTTTTCGCCGCATGATGTCTCGATACTGGGACAACAGCTCCCAATTCGCCCTCGACctcgtcggcgccgtcaTCCGACAAGGCACCTTCGTCCAAAAAATGGACAACATTGACTGGCTACACTCCCCAGCCGTACTAGAGACAACTCTCCGCCTAACTCGCAAATATGCAatcttcttcagcatcaTGTCCTCCAACCCGGGCCGCATGGCCGTCCCAACCCTCGACGTCGACTTAGCCTGGCACACGCACCAACTTGCCCCATCCCGTTACTTCGAATACTCAATGTACCGCACCTCACAAGACGGCCGATGCGCAACATTCATCGACCATGACGACAAGGTTGCCGAAGTCAAACTCTCCGACGGCTTTGAATGGACCTCCAAAATGTACCGCAAGCTCACAGACGGTGGCATCTACTCTGAGTGTACCTGCTGGTACTGCGAAGCCACCCGCGGCTCAGACCTACAAcgccgcagcagcatcatCTTACCTTCCTCCTCAGGCTCAAAGGCCCGATCCGCAGCAGCCAACCTGCACAACAACCCCGATATCTCCTCCGACCCCGACAAGAACCCACACATCTCCGCGCACAGCGCCGTCAAAACGAAATCCGACTTCCCGGCTGCAAAGATCACAGGCGTGGACGCCAACGAGGTGAAATTCCTCAAGCTGCGCTCCGAGTATGAGCGGACCCGCCGGCGCGCTGACAAGCGGAGCTCGCGAGATGGGAAACGCCGCTCGGACGATGGTTCTCATTCGAATTCTTACGCCGCTTATCCGCTTGTGTGGGGGGTTCCTATCTGTGTGCCCTTTTATGCGCCGTATGCTGGTGACCCCGGGGTCCATTCTGATGCCTATGCTGCGGATCCGAGCTGCATGAATCTTCACCACGGGCATTCGGGGAATTGCGCTGCTGGGACTTGTGGGGGTGCCGTTGCGGCTGGGTCCTGTGGTGGGGTGGCAGGGGGTTGTACTGGAGGTTGTGCTGGTAGTTGTGGTAGCGCCGGTGGGTGtagtggaggaggaggaggaggaggaggagggaattgtggtggcggagggggaggttgtggtggtggtggcggagggggctgcggcggagggggtggaggaggaggtggttgttga